Proteins found in one Pseudochaenichthys georgianus chromosome 13, fPseGeo1.2, whole genome shotgun sequence genomic segment:
- the LOC117457064 gene encoding zinc finger protein 271-like, which produces MAELQVDDNASSRMTSSAEEETCKNPDRLYDEGEKSMIGEQLDQHQATATIGKPHTCDQCEKSFWGSGNLKRHKRTHTGEKPFTCDQCEKSFSQSGYLKIHQRIHTGEKPFLCDQCGKSFNQSGYLKIHQRIHTGEKPFTCDQCEKCFSRSGSLKIHQRIHTGEKPFTCDQCEKSFSQSGYLKIHQRIHTGEKPFTCDQCEKCFSRSGSLKIHQRIHTGEKPYYCDQCEKVYIRSSYLKIHQRTHTGEKPFTCDQCEKTFRDSRSLKRHQIIHSFDQWKKEFSDSYSVKLHQPTHTGEKPDVCAPCEKSLREPDHMGEHLH; this is translated from the exons ATGGCTGAACTTCAGGTAGACGATAACGCAAGCAGCAGAATGACTTCATCAGCAGAG GAAGAGACCTGCAAAAACCCAGATAGACTTTATGATGAGGGGGAGAAGAGTATGATTGGAGAACAGCTGGATCAACATCAGGCTACAGCCACAATAGGAAAACCAcacacctgtgaccagtgtgagaagagtTTCTGGGGTTCAGGGAATTTGAAGCGCCACAAACGtacccacactggagaaaaacctttcacctgtgaccagtgtgagaagagcTTTAGCCAGTCAGGCTATTTGAAGATTCACCAGCGaatccacactggagaaaagccTTTCCTCTGTGACCAGTGTGGGAAGAGCTTTAACCAGTCAGGCTATTTGAAGATTCACCAGAGaatccacactggagaaaagcctttcacctgtgaccagtgtgagaagtGCTTTAGCCGGTCAGGCTCTTTGAAGATTCACCAGCGaatccacactggagaaaagcctttcacctgtgaccagtgtgagaagagcTTTAGCCAGTCAGGCTATTTGAAGATTCACCAGAGaatccacactggagaaaagcctttcacctgtgaccagtgtgagaagtGCTTTAGCCGGTCAGGCTCTTTGAAGATTCACCAGCGaatccacactggagaaaaaccctactactgtgaccagtgtgagaaagTTTATATCAGGTCAAGCTATTTGAAGATTCACCAGcgaacccacactggagaaaaacctttcacctgtgaccagtgtgagaagacTTTCAGGGACTCGCGCTCATTGAAGCGCCACCAGATAATCCACTCCTTTGACCAGTGGAAGAAAGAGTTCAGTGACTCATACAGTGTGAAGCTCCACCAGCCtacccacactggagaaaaacctgatGTCTGTGCTCCCTGTGAGAAGAGTCTCAGAGAACCAGACCACATGGGAGAACACCTTCACTAG